From Streptomyces sp. HUAS MG91, the proteins below share one genomic window:
- a CDS encoding EamA family transporter: protein MNGSRTEQAQAPAPEAALVHPETAGAPAGRWGALGPVGLVLAGCVSVQFGGAVAVSLMPRAGAVGVVTLRLVVAAVVLLVVCRPRLRGHSRADWGTVVAFGIAMGGMNLLFYQAAARIPLGLAVTFEVLGPLALSVIASRRAINLLWAGCALVGVFLLGGAGDGLGGLDPVGVAFAVAAGGAWATYIVFSARTGRRFPQADGLALAMTVAAVLCLPLGLATAGPKLFDPTTIALGSAVALMSSVLPYTLELIALRRLPASTFAVMMSLEPAIAALAGFLVLSQALSWVQAAAIACVIVASMGAVRTQVGRRKKR from the coding sequence GTGAACGGCTCGCGCACCGAACAAGCCCAGGCGCCCGCCCCGGAAGCCGCGCTCGTCCACCCGGAGACCGCGGGCGCCCCGGCCGGCCGGTGGGGCGCCCTGGGCCCGGTCGGCCTGGTCCTGGCGGGCTGTGTGTCGGTGCAGTTCGGCGGCGCGGTCGCGGTGAGCCTGATGCCGCGCGCGGGCGCCGTCGGCGTGGTCACCCTGCGGCTCGTGGTGGCCGCGGTGGTCCTGCTGGTCGTGTGCCGCCCCCGGCTGCGCGGCCACTCGCGGGCCGACTGGGGCACGGTCGTCGCGTTCGGCATCGCCATGGGCGGCATGAACCTGCTCTTCTACCAGGCCGCGGCCCGCATCCCGCTCGGCCTCGCGGTCACCTTCGAGGTGCTGGGCCCGCTGGCGCTGTCGGTCATCGCCTCGCGCCGCGCGATCAACCTCCTGTGGGCGGGCTGCGCGCTCGTCGGCGTCTTCCTGCTGGGCGGCGCGGGCGACGGCCTCGGCGGTCTCGACCCGGTCGGTGTCGCCTTCGCCGTCGCGGCGGGCGGCGCCTGGGCCACGTACATCGTCTTCAGCGCCCGTACGGGCCGCCGCTTCCCGCAGGCCGACGGGCTCGCCCTCGCCATGACGGTGGCGGCCGTGCTCTGCCTGCCGCTCGGCCTCGCGACGGCGGGCCCGAAGCTCTTCGACCCGACGACGATCGCGCTCGGCTCGGCCGTCGCCCTCATGTCCTCGGTGCTGCCCTACACCCTGGAACTGATCGCCCTGCGCCGCCTGCCCGCGTCCACGTTCGCCGTGATGATGAGCCTGGAACCGGCCATCGCGGCTCTCGCCGGTTTCCTCGTCCTGAGCCAGGCCCTGTCCTGGGTGCAGGCCGCGGCGATCGCCTGCGTCATCGTGGCGAGCATGGGGGCGGTGCGCACCCAGGTGGGCCGCAGGAAGAAGCGCTGA
- a CDS encoding TIGR03084 family metal-binding protein translates to MSDQPSPPSVFDDLRDESTELDRLVAGLGPDGWRAATPAPRWTVAHQIAHLAWTDRAALLAMTDPDAFAGEVEKALAAPESFVDDGADEGAAGPPDDLLARWRAGRTRVDEVLRAVAAEKRKFPWYGPPMSAASMATGRLMETWAHGQDVADALGVVREPTDRLRHIARIGVRARDFAFGVRGTDVPKEEFRVELLLPSGTLWTLGPEDAAQRVTGTALDFCLLVTQRAHRDDVDVRAEGPDADRWLGIAQAFAGPPGQGRAPKGARA, encoded by the coding sequence GTGTCCGATCAGCCGTCACCGCCGTCCGTCTTCGACGACCTGCGCGACGAGAGCACGGAACTCGACCGTCTGGTCGCCGGGTTGGGCCCGGACGGCTGGCGGGCCGCGACGCCCGCGCCGCGCTGGACCGTCGCCCACCAGATCGCCCATCTCGCCTGGACCGACCGCGCGGCGCTGCTCGCCATGACCGACCCGGACGCGTTCGCCGGGGAGGTCGAGAAGGCGCTCGCCGCACCGGAGTCCTTCGTCGACGACGGGGCCGACGAGGGTGCCGCCGGGCCGCCGGACGACCTCCTCGCCCGCTGGCGCGCCGGACGCACCCGGGTGGACGAGGTGCTGCGGGCCGTCGCCGCCGAGAAGCGGAAGTTCCCCTGGTACGGGCCGCCCATGTCGGCCGCGTCCATGGCGACCGGGCGGCTCATGGAGACCTGGGCCCACGGCCAGGACGTCGCCGACGCGCTCGGCGTCGTACGGGAGCCCACCGACCGGCTGCGGCACATCGCCCGGATCGGCGTACGCGCCCGGGACTTCGCCTTCGGGGTGCGCGGGACGGACGTACCGAAGGAGGAGTTCCGCGTCGAACTCCTGCTGCCCAGCGGCACGTTGTGGACGCTCGGCCCCGAGGACGCCGCCCAGCGCGTCACCGGTACCGCGCTCGACTTCTGCCTCCTCGTCACCCAGCGCGCCCACCGTGACGACGTCGACGTCCGCGCCGAGGGCCCCGACGCCGACCGCTGGCTCGGCATCGCGCAGGCCTTCGCCGGGCCGCCGGGACAGGGCCGCGCACCGAAGGGGGCCCGCGCGTGA
- a CDS encoding acyclic terpene utilization AtuA family protein — protein MRPLRIGNASGFYGDRFDAMREMLDGGPLDVLTGDYLAELTMLILGRDRLKDPGRGYARTFLRQLEECLGAAVERGVKIVANAGGLNPAGLAEAVRELADRLGIPVAVAHVEGDDLLSTGRFPGALTANAYLGGAGITACLEAGADIVVTGRVTDAALVSGPAAWHFGWTPQDHDRLAGAVVAGHVLECGTQATGGNYAHFAAHGPGTLLRPGFPLAEIHEDGSAVITKHPGSGGLVDPGTVTAQLLYETGGARYAGPDVTVRLDSVRLDADGPDRVRVHGVRGEAPPPTLKVGLNRLGGFRNEVVFVLTGLDIEEKAALVRAQMADAFARAKSSPEHVRWELARTDRPDAATEETASALLRLVVRDQSQEAVGRALSGAAVELALGSYPGFHVTAPPGKGAPYGVFEAAYVPRADVPHLAVLPDGERRPVPVPDGPTRPLAPVPEPALPEPLPPGPTRRAPLGLVAGARSGDKGGDANIGVWAVSDEGWRWLAHTLTVERLRELLPETAGLTVTRHVLPHLRALNFTVEQILGEGVAAQARFDPQAKGLGEWLRSRHLDLPEALL, from the coding sequence ATACGCCCGCTGCGCATCGGCAACGCCTCCGGCTTCTACGGCGACCGGTTCGACGCGATGCGCGAGATGCTGGACGGCGGCCCGCTCGACGTCCTCACCGGCGACTATCTCGCCGAACTGACCATGCTCATCCTCGGCCGCGATCGCCTGAAGGACCCCGGGCGCGGCTACGCCCGCACCTTCCTGCGGCAGTTGGAGGAGTGCCTGGGGGCCGCCGTCGAGCGCGGGGTGAAGATCGTCGCCAACGCCGGAGGGCTCAACCCGGCCGGACTCGCCGAAGCCGTAAGGGAGTTGGCCGACCGGCTCGGCATCCCCGTCGCCGTCGCCCACGTCGAGGGCGACGACCTGCTGTCCACCGGCCGCTTCCCGGGCGCCCTGACCGCCAACGCCTACCTCGGCGGAGCCGGCATCACCGCCTGCCTGGAGGCGGGCGCCGACATCGTCGTCACCGGCCGCGTCACCGACGCCGCCCTGGTCAGCGGGCCCGCCGCCTGGCACTTCGGGTGGACGCCGCAGGACCACGACCGGCTCGCCGGGGCCGTCGTCGCCGGGCACGTCCTGGAATGCGGAACCCAGGCCACCGGCGGCAACTACGCCCACTTCGCCGCGCACGGCCCCGGCACGCTGCTGCGGCCCGGCTTCCCGCTCGCCGAGATCCACGAGGACGGCTCGGCCGTCATCACCAAGCACCCCGGCAGCGGCGGCCTCGTCGACCCCGGCACCGTCACCGCCCAGCTCCTGTACGAGACCGGTGGCGCCCGGTACGCCGGGCCCGACGTCACCGTACGGCTGGACAGCGTCCGCCTCGACGCCGACGGGCCCGACCGCGTCCGCGTGCACGGCGTGCGCGGCGAGGCACCACCGCCCACCCTGAAGGTGGGGCTCAACCGGCTCGGCGGGTTCCGCAACGAGGTCGTCTTCGTGCTGACCGGGCTCGACATCGAGGAGAAGGCCGCGCTGGTGCGGGCGCAGATGGCGGACGCCTTCGCCCGCGCCAAGTCCTCCCCCGAGCACGTGCGCTGGGAGCTGGCCCGCACCGACCGGCCCGACGCCGCCACCGAGGAGACCGCGAGCGCCCTGCTGCGGCTCGTCGTCCGCGACCAGTCCCAGGAGGCCGTGGGCCGGGCGCTGAGCGGCGCCGCCGTCGAGCTGGCCCTCGGCTCCTACCCCGGGTTCCACGTCACCGCGCCGCCCGGCAAGGGCGCCCCGTACGGCGTCTTCGAGGCCGCGTACGTGCCCCGCGCCGACGTCCCGCACCTCGCCGTCCTGCCCGACGGCGAGCGGCGCCCCGTCCCCGTACCGGACGGGCCCACCCGCCCGCTCGCCCCCGTCCCCGAGCCCGCCCTGCCCGAACCGCTGCCGCCGGGCCCCACCCGCCGCGCGCCCCTCGGGCTCGTCGCCGGGGCCCGCAGCGGCGACAAGGGCGGCGACGCCAACATCGGCGTCTGGGCCGTCTCCGACGAGGGCTGGCGGTGGCTCGCGCACACCCTCACCGTCGAGCGGCTGCGCGAACTCCTCCCGGAGACGGCCGGGTTGACCGTCACCCGGCACGTCCTGCCCCACCTCCGCGCCCTGAACTTCACCGTCGAGCAGATCCTCGGCGAGGGCGTCGCCGCGCAGGCCCGCTTCGACCCGCAGGCCAAGGGCCTCGGCGAATGGCTGCGCTCCCGCCACCTCGACCTCCCGGAGGCACTCCTGTGA
- a CDS encoding carboxyl transferase domain-containing protein, with product MTVLASALDIRSDDYAAHRSALLGKLTALDGEHAKALNGGGEKYVQRHRKRGKLLARERIELLLDPDTPFLELSPLAAWGSDYAVGASLVTGIGVVEGVECLITANDPTVRGGASNPWSLKKALRANEIAFANRLPCISLVESGGADLPSQKEIFIPGGGIFRDITRLSAAGIPTVAVVFGNSTAGGAYIPGMSDHVIMVKEKAKVFLGGPPLVKMATGEESDDESLGGAEMHARTSGLADYFAHDEQDAIRQARRVVARLNHRKAYGDPALAEPPKYDPEELLGIVPEDLKVPFDPREVIARIVDGSDFDEFKPLYGSSLVTGWASLHGYPVGILANAQGVLFSEESQKAAQFIQLANQRDIPLLFLHNTTGYMVGKEYEQGGIIKHGSMMINAVSNSRVPHLSVLMGASYGAGHYGMCGRAYDPRFLFAWPSAKSAVMGPQQLAGVLSIVARQSSAAKGLPYDEEADAGLRAMVEQQIETESLPMFLSGRLYDDGVIDPRDTRTVLGICLSAIHTAPYEGARGGFGVFRM from the coding sequence GTGACCGTCCTGGCCAGCGCCCTGGACATCCGGTCCGACGACTACGCCGCCCACCGGAGCGCGCTCCTCGGCAAGCTCACCGCCCTCGACGGCGAACACGCCAAGGCGCTGAACGGCGGCGGCGAGAAGTACGTGCAGCGGCACCGCAAGCGCGGCAAGCTCCTCGCCCGCGAGCGCATCGAGCTGCTGCTCGACCCCGACACCCCGTTCCTGGAGCTCTCCCCGCTGGCCGCCTGGGGCAGCGACTACGCCGTCGGTGCCTCCCTCGTCACCGGCATCGGCGTCGTCGAGGGCGTCGAGTGCCTGATCACCGCCAACGACCCGACCGTGCGCGGCGGTGCCAGCAATCCCTGGTCGCTGAAGAAGGCGCTGCGCGCCAACGAGATCGCCTTCGCCAACCGGCTGCCCTGCATCTCCCTCGTCGAGTCCGGCGGCGCCGACCTGCCCTCGCAGAAGGAGATCTTCATCCCGGGCGGCGGGATCTTCCGCGACATCACCCGGCTGTCGGCCGCCGGGATCCCCACCGTCGCCGTCGTCTTCGGCAACTCCACGGCCGGCGGCGCGTACATCCCCGGCATGTCCGACCACGTCATCATGGTCAAGGAGAAGGCGAAGGTCTTCCTCGGCGGGCCGCCGCTGGTGAAGATGGCCACCGGCGAGGAGAGCGACGACGAGTCGCTCGGCGGCGCCGAGATGCACGCCCGCACCTCCGGGCTCGCCGACTACTTCGCCCACGACGAGCAGGACGCGATCCGGCAGGCCCGCCGCGTCGTCGCCCGCCTCAACCACCGCAAGGCGTACGGGGATCCAGCGCTCGCGGAGCCGCCCAAGTACGACCCGGAGGAGCTGCTCGGGATCGTGCCCGAGGACCTGAAGGTGCCGTTCGACCCGCGCGAGGTCATCGCCCGGATCGTCGACGGCTCCGACTTCGACGAGTTCAAGCCGCTGTACGGGTCCTCGCTCGTCACCGGCTGGGCGTCCCTGCACGGCTATCCCGTCGGCATCCTCGCCAACGCGCAGGGCGTGCTGTTCAGCGAGGAGTCGCAGAAGGCCGCCCAGTTCATCCAGCTCGCCAACCAGCGCGACATCCCGCTGCTCTTCCTGCACAACACCACCGGCTACATGGTCGGCAAGGAGTACGAGCAGGGCGGCATCATCAAGCACGGCTCGATGATGATCAACGCCGTCAGCAACAGCCGCGTACCGCACCTGTCCGTCCTCATGGGCGCCTCGTACGGCGCCGGGCACTACGGGATGTGCGGGCGGGCCTACGACCCCCGCTTCCTGTTCGCCTGGCCCAGCGCCAAGTCCGCCGTCATGGGGCCGCAGCAGCTCGCCGGGGTGCTCTCGATCGTCGCCCGGCAGTCGTCCGCCGCCAAGGGGCTCCCGTACGACGAGGAGGCCGACGCCGGTCTGCGCGCCATGGTCGAGCAGCAGATCGAGACCGAGTCCCTGCCGATGTTCCTCTCCGGACGGCTCTACGACGACGGGGTCATCGACCCGCGCGACACCCGCACCGTCCTCGGCATCTGCCTGTCCGCGATCCACACCGCACCGTACGAGGGCGCCCGCGGCGGCTTCGGCGTCTTCAGGATGTGA
- a CDS encoding biotin carboxylase N-terminal domain-containing protein: MISSVLVANRGEIACRVFRTCRELGIRTAAVHSDPDADALHVREADLAVRLPGATPAETYLRADLVVKAALDAGADAVHPGYGFLSENPDFARAVTDAGLTWIGPPPGAIEAMASKTRAKELMGIAPLGEVTEADLPVLVKAAAGGGGRGMRVVRELADLDDELKAARAEALSAFGDDEVFVEPYVEGGRHVEVQVLADTHGTVWVLGTRDCSLQRRHQKVIEEAPAPGITPELEARLQELAERAVRSVAYVGAGTVEFLVADGTAHFLEMNTRLQVEHPVTEAVFGLDLVALQLRIAEGEALEPAPPAPHGHAVEARLYAEDPAAGFAPQTGTLHRLAVPGSVRLDTGYTDGDPIGVHYDAMLAKVVAHAPTRAAAVRALAGALERAAVHGPVTNRDLLVRSLRHPEFTAARMDTGFYERHLDGLTAPDEDPYAPLAAALAAAAAAPSRFGGFRNVPSRPHSRSYRSVPHDTAYEVSYRHTRHGLEAVGLTSTRSGTDPDEGTVQVTLHDVDPDVRVLHAAPDRVVLGIGGVRRTYDVAAHDDGRVHVNGTTLVAEPRFTDPTEQRAPGSLLAPMPGTVVRVAEGLGAGAAVTAGQPLIWLEAMKMEHRITAPASGTLTALHALVGHQVEMGALLAVVQEEQS; encoded by the coding sequence GTGATCTCCTCTGTTCTTGTGGCCAACCGCGGCGAGATCGCCTGCCGCGTCTTCCGCACCTGCCGTGAGCTGGGCATCCGCACCGCCGCCGTGCACTCCGACCCGGACGCGGACGCCCTGCACGTGCGCGAGGCCGACCTCGCCGTACGGCTCCCGGGCGCCACCCCCGCCGAGACGTACCTGCGCGCCGACCTCGTCGTGAAGGCCGCCCTCGACGCGGGCGCCGACGCCGTGCACCCGGGCTACGGATTCCTCTCCGAGAACCCCGACTTCGCGCGCGCCGTCACCGACGCCGGGCTGACCTGGATCGGCCCGCCGCCCGGGGCGATCGAGGCGATGGCGTCGAAGACCCGCGCCAAGGAGCTGATGGGCATCGCCCCGCTCGGCGAGGTCACCGAGGCCGATCTGCCCGTCCTCGTGAAGGCCGCCGCGGGCGGTGGCGGGCGGGGCATGCGCGTCGTACGGGAACTGGCCGACCTGGACGACGAGTTGAAGGCCGCCCGCGCCGAGGCGTTGTCCGCGTTCGGGGACGACGAGGTCTTCGTCGAGCCCTATGTCGAGGGCGGACGCCATGTCGAGGTGCAGGTCCTCGCCGACACCCACGGCACCGTGTGGGTGCTCGGCACCCGCGACTGCTCGCTCCAGCGCCGCCACCAGAAGGTGATCGAGGAGGCCCCGGCGCCCGGCATCACCCCGGAACTCGAAGCCCGACTCCAGGAGTTGGCCGAGCGGGCGGTGCGCTCGGTCGCGTACGTCGGCGCCGGAACCGTCGAGTTCCTCGTGGCGGACGGCACCGCCCACTTCCTGGAGATGAACACCCGCCTCCAGGTCGAACACCCCGTCACCGAGGCCGTGTTCGGCCTCGACCTCGTCGCGCTGCAACTCCGGATCGCCGAGGGGGAGGCGCTGGAGCCGGCCCCCCCGGCGCCGCACGGCCACGCCGTCGAGGCCCGCCTGTACGCCGAGGACCCGGCCGCCGGATTCGCCCCGCAGACCGGCACCCTGCACCGGCTCGCCGTCCCCGGAAGCGTCCGCCTCGACACCGGATACACCGACGGCGACCCCATCGGCGTCCACTACGACGCCATGCTCGCCAAGGTCGTCGCCCACGCGCCGACCCGCGCCGCCGCCGTCCGCGCCCTCGCCGGAGCCCTGGAGCGGGCCGCCGTGCACGGCCCCGTCACCAACCGCGACCTGCTCGTGCGCTCGCTGCGCCACCCCGAGTTCACGGCCGCCCGCATGGACACCGGGTTCTACGAGCGCCACCTCGACGGCCTCACCGCCCCCGACGAGGACCCGTACGCCCCGCTCGCCGCCGCCCTGGCCGCCGCGGCCGCCGCACCCTCGCGCTTCGGCGGCTTCCGCAACGTGCCGTCGCGGCCGCACAGCAGGAGCTACCGCAGCGTGCCGCACGACACCGCCTACGAGGTGAGCTACCGGCACACCCGGCACGGACTCGAAGCCGTCGGCCTCACGAGCACCCGCAGCGGCACGGACCCGGACGAGGGGACCGTGCAGGTCACCCTCCACGACGTCGATCCGGACGTCCGCGTCCTGCACGCCGCACCCGACCGCGTCGTCCTCGGCATCGGCGGCGTGCGCAGGACGTACGACGTCGCCGCCCACGACGACGGGCGGGTGCACGTGAACGGCACCACGCTCGTCGCCGAACCCCGCTTCACCGACCCCACCGAGCAGCGCGCCCCCGGCTCCCTGCTCGCCCCCATGCCCGGCACCGTCGTCCGCGTCGCCGAAGGGCTCGGCGCGGGCGCGGCCGTCACCGCCGGACAGCCCCTGATCTGGCTGGAGGCCATGAAGATGGAGCACCGCATCACCGCTCCCGCCTCCGGAACGCTCACCGCCCTGCACGCCCTCGTCGGCCACCAGGTCGAGATGGGCGCCCTGCTCGCCGTCGTCCAGGAGGAACAGTCGTGA
- a CDS encoding acyl-CoA dehydrogenase family protein, with protein sequence MTAPVLETEEHRALRAAVAALGKRYGRDYMTRITSAGGHPEELWAEAAKLGYLGVNLPEEYGGGGGGIGELSIVLEELGAAGSPLLMMVVSPAICGTVISRFGTEEQKRAWLPGLADGSRTMAFGITEPDAGSNSHRITTTARRDDDGSWVLNGRKVFISGVDIADATLIVGRTSDARTGNLKPCLFIVPRDAEGFGRRQIDMELQAPEKQWELTLDDVRLPADALVGDEDAGLLQLFAGLNPERIMTAAFAIGMGRYALGRAVEYARDRTVWKSPIGAHQAIAHPLAQVHIELELARLMMQKAATLYDAGDDIGAGEAANMAKYAAAEACVRAVDQSVHTLGGNGLTREFGLASLITGSRVARIAPVSREMILNYVSHQTLGLPKSY encoded by the coding sequence GTGACCGCTCCCGTCCTCGAAACCGAAGAGCACCGCGCCCTGCGCGCCGCCGTCGCCGCCCTCGGCAAGCGCTACGGCCGCGACTACATGACCCGGATCACCAGCGCCGGAGGCCACCCCGAGGAGCTGTGGGCCGAGGCCGCCAAGCTCGGCTACCTCGGCGTGAACCTCCCCGAGGAGTACGGCGGTGGAGGCGGCGGCATCGGCGAACTCTCCATAGTCCTGGAGGAGTTGGGCGCGGCCGGATCGCCGCTGCTGATGATGGTGGTGTCGCCCGCGATCTGCGGCACCGTCATCTCCCGCTTCGGCACCGAGGAGCAGAAGCGCGCCTGGCTGCCCGGACTCGCCGACGGCAGCCGCACCATGGCGTTCGGCATCACCGAGCCCGACGCCGGGTCCAACTCGCACCGGATCACCACCACGGCCCGCCGCGACGACGACGGCTCCTGGGTCCTCAACGGGCGCAAGGTGTTCATCTCCGGCGTCGACATCGCCGACGCCACCCTCATCGTGGGCCGCACCTCCGACGCCCGTACCGGAAACCTCAAGCCGTGCCTGTTCATCGTGCCGCGCGACGCGGAGGGCTTCGGGCGCCGCCAGATCGACATGGAGCTCCAGGCGCCCGAGAAGCAGTGGGAGCTGACCCTCGACGACGTCCGGCTGCCCGCCGACGCGCTCGTCGGCGACGAGGACGCGGGGCTGCTCCAGCTGTTCGCCGGGCTCAACCCCGAGCGCATCATGACGGCCGCCTTCGCGATCGGCATGGGCCGGTACGCGCTCGGCCGCGCCGTCGAATACGCCCGCGACCGCACGGTGTGGAAGTCCCCGATCGGCGCCCACCAGGCCATCGCCCACCCGCTCGCCCAGGTCCACATCGAGCTGGAACTGGCCCGCCTGATGATGCAGAAGGCGGCCACCCTGTACGACGCGGGCGACGACATCGGCGCCGGTGAGGCCGCCAACATGGCCAAGTACGCCGCCGCCGAGGCCTGCGTCCGCGCCGTCGACCAGTCCGTGCACACCCTCGGCGGCAACGGCCTGACCCGCGAGTTCGGCCTCGCCTCGCTCATCACCGGCTCGCGCGTGGCCCGTATCGCGCCGGTCAGCCGCGAGATGATCCTCAACTACGTGTCCCACCAGACCCTCGGACTCCCCAAGTCCTACTGA
- a CDS encoding 4-coumarate--CoA ligase family protein, producing the protein MFRSEYADVGVVDEPIHDVVLGGAAARGDAPALVDGVAGTTLTYVQVDQFHRKVAAGLAQAGVRKGDVVALHSPNTIAYPVAFYGATRAGASVTTVHPLATPEEFARQLKDSAASWIVTVTPLAAAARRAAELAGGVREIFVCDPAGDSGHRSLLDLLGTDAPEPRIAVDPADDVAALPYSSGTTGRPKGVMLTHRNIATNLAQLTPMMPMGPGDRILAVLPFFHIYGLTALMNAPLRQGATVVVLPRFDLDTFLAAIEEHRINGLYVAPPIVLALAKHPAVEGYDLSSLRYIVSAAAPLDADLARACSQRLGLPPVGQAYGMTELSPGTHVVPLAAMDTAPPGTVGKLIPNTEMRLVSLDDPAVDVATGEPGEVVVRGPQVMKGYLGRPQATAEMIDGDGWLHTGDVGTVDADGWLFVVDRVKELIKYKGFQVAPADLEALLLTHDGIADAAVIGVTDDDGNEIPKAFVVRSDPALTEDDVLSYVAGRVAPYKKVRRVAFIDDVPRAASGKILRRQLREG; encoded by the coding sequence GTGTTCCGGAGTGAGTACGCGGATGTGGGCGTCGTCGACGAACCCATCCACGACGTCGTGCTCGGGGGTGCCGCGGCCCGCGGCGACGCCCCCGCCCTCGTCGACGGGGTGGCCGGCACGACCCTCACCTACGTGCAGGTCGACCAGTTCCACCGCAAGGTGGCGGCCGGGCTCGCGCAGGCCGGGGTGCGCAAGGGCGACGTCGTCGCGCTGCACAGCCCGAACACCATCGCCTACCCGGTCGCCTTCTACGGCGCCACCCGGGCCGGCGCCTCCGTGACGACCGTGCACCCGCTGGCCACCCCGGAGGAGTTCGCCCGGCAGCTCAAGGACAGCGCGGCGAGCTGGATCGTCACCGTCACCCCGCTCGCCGCCGCCGCCCGGCGGGCCGCCGAACTCGCGGGCGGCGTACGGGAGATCTTCGTCTGCGACCCGGCGGGGGACTCCGGGCACCGCTCGCTCCTCGACCTGCTCGGCACCGACGCCCCCGAACCCCGTATCGCCGTCGACCCGGCCGACGACGTCGCCGCGCTCCCGTACTCCTCGGGCACCACCGGCCGCCCCAAGGGCGTCATGCTCACCCACCGCAACATCGCCACCAACCTGGCCCAGCTCACCCCGATGATGCCGATGGGCCCCGGCGACCGCATCCTCGCGGTGCTCCCGTTCTTCCACATCTACGGCCTCACCGCGCTGATGAACGCCCCGCTGCGGCAGGGCGCCACCGTCGTCGTGCTGCCCCGCTTCGACCTCGACACCTTCCTCGCGGCGATCGAGGAACACCGCATCAACGGCCTCTACGTGGCCCCGCCCATCGTCCTCGCCCTCGCCAAGCACCCGGCCGTGGAGGGCTACGACCTGTCCTCGCTGCGCTACATCGTCAGCGCCGCCGCGCCGCTCGACGCCGACCTGGCACGGGCCTGCTCGCAGCGGCTCGGCCTGCCGCCGGTCGGCCAGGCCTACGGCATGACCGAACTGTCGCCCGGCACGCACGTCGTCCCGCTGGCCGCCATGGACACCGCCCCGCCCGGAACCGTCGGCAAGCTGATCCCCAACACCGAGATGCGGCTGGTCTCCCTCGACGACCCGGCCGTGGACGTCGCGACCGGCGAACCCGGCGAGGTCGTCGTCCGCGGACCGCAGGTCATGAAGGGCTACCTCGGCAGACCGCAGGCGACCGCCGAGATGATCGACGGTGACGGCTGGCTGCACACCGGCGACGTCGGCACGGTCGACGCCGACGGCTGGCTGTTCGTCGTCGACCGGGTCAAGGAACTCATCAAGTACAAGGGCTTCCAGGTGGCCCCCGCCGACCTGGAGGCCCTGCTCCTCACGCACGACGGCATCGCCGACGCCGCCGTCATCGGCGTCACCGACGACGACGGCAACGAGATCCCGAAGGCGTTCGTCGTCCGCTCCGACCCGGCGCTCACCGAGGACGACGTGCTCTCCTACGTCGCCGGACGCGTCGCCCCGTACAAGAAGGTCCGCCGGGTGGCGTTCATCGACGACGTGCCCCGGGCCGCGTCCGGCAAGATCCTGCGCCGTCAGCTCAGGGAAGGGTGA
- a CDS encoding enoyl-CoA hydratase family protein: protein MTATPLVRHDRTRGVTTLTLDSPANRNALSSALVGDLTGLLRRAGKDGDTRAVVLTHTGTTFCAGADLRDPPDPDALVGLLRTVVALDKPVVARIDGHVRAGGLGLVGACDIAAASARASFAFTEVRIGVAPAVISMPLLPRVDPRAVARYYLTGERFDAAEAARVGLVTVAADTVDSALEPVLDGLRRSAPDALAETKKLLTVKVLQALDRDAEALTALSARLFASDQAREGMTAFLERRDPAWVL, encoded by the coding sequence ATGACAGCCACGCCCCTCGTCCGGCACGACCGCACCCGCGGCGTCACGACCCTCACCCTCGACTCGCCCGCCAACCGCAACGCCCTGTCGTCGGCCCTGGTCGGCGACCTCACCGGGCTGCTGCGGCGGGCCGGGAAGGACGGCGACACCCGCGCCGTCGTCCTCACCCACACCGGCACCACCTTCTGCGCGGGCGCCGACCTGCGCGACCCGCCGGACCCGGACGCGCTGGTCGGCCTGTTGCGGACCGTCGTGGCCCTGGACAAGCCGGTGGTGGCCCGGATCGACGGCCACGTACGGGCCGGCGGCCTCGGGCTGGTCGGCGCCTGCGACATCGCGGCGGCCTCCGCCCGCGCCTCCTTCGCCTTCACCGAGGTGCGCATCGGGGTCGCGCCCGCCGTCATCTCCATGCCGCTGCTGCCCCGCGTCGACCCGCGCGCGGTGGCCCGCTACTACCTGACGGGGGAGCGGTTCGACGCGGCGGAGGCGGCCCGCGTCGGGCTGGTCACGGTGGCCGCCGACACCGTGGACAGCGCGCTCGAACCGGTCCTCGACGGGCTGCGGCGGTCCGCGCCGGACGCCCTGGCCGAGACGAAGAAGCTGCTCACGGTTAAGGTCCTTCAAGCCCTCGACCGGGACGCGGAGGCGCTGACGGCGCTGTCGGCACGGCTGTTCGCCTCCGACCAGGCCCGGGAAGGGATGACAGCCTTCCTCGAACGACGGGACCCCGCATGGGTGTTGTGA